In one window of Haloimpatiens sp. FM7315 DNA:
- a CDS encoding transposase, with product MKQLLTYINKVYDIGEKINTLKDKRVKSEVKISTITFVVLFGFMLQIRSFNRLDHWLEKGKFKKVLPKKTKTPRIDAVRRCLSNFDLNGLKNIHNNIIKTTIRNKVFRNGTIDGLKVVAIDDVELFESTKKCCDKCLSRVHKNGVTHYFHRSVVCATVGSDPHIILGQEMLEPKKDSSNKDEGETTGGKRLIRKLYQQYHHFADIIVADALYCKSTWIKEVLSIGIDAVVRVKDERLHIVKDALALFKCREADKEWIINQGSKKYTKVRAWDEDILEMSSSNIKVRFIKFSEEFHIGDKIEFKEGWIISTDKFTSVETLWTIMHKRWDIENNAFLQLKTEWHLDHCFLHSPTGVETVLMFIILSFNLMQLYFFRCITGFRKKRMLQIDIIEDIRDERFTIEDNWVNPIFANT from the coding sequence TTGAAACAATTACTCACCTATATTAATAAAGTATACGATATAGGTGAAAAAATCAATACCTTAAAAGATAAAAGAGTAAAATCTGAAGTGAAAATTTCAACAATTACTTTTGTTGTATTATTTGGATTTATGCTTCAAATAAGAAGTTTCAATAGATTGGATCATTGGCTTGAAAAAGGTAAATTTAAAAAAGTGTTACCTAAAAAAACTAAAACTCCACGAATTGATGCCGTTAGGCGGTGTTTGAGCAATTTTGATTTGAATGGTTTAAAAAATATCCATAATAACATTATAAAAACAACTATAAGAAATAAGGTGTTTAGAAATGGTACAATAGATGGCTTAAAAGTAGTTGCTATAGATGATGTAGAACTATTTGAAAGCACTAAAAAGTGTTGTGATAAATGTCTTTCTCGAGTTCATAAAAACGGAGTTACTCATTATTTTCATAGGTCAGTAGTATGTGCAACCGTAGGTTCTGATCCACATATTATTTTAGGGCAAGAAATGCTTGAGCCGAAAAAAGATAGCTCAAATAAAGATGAAGGTGAAACTACAGGTGGTAAACGGCTAATTAGAAAGCTATATCAACAATATCATCATTTTGCTGATATTATCGTAGCTGATGCTTTGTATTGTAAATCTACTTGGATAAAAGAAGTTCTTTCAATAGGAATAGATGCAGTAGTAAGAGTCAAAGATGAAAGATTGCACATTGTAAAAGATGCATTAGCTTTATTTAAATGCCGAGAGGCAGATAAAGAATGGATTATAAATCAAGGAAGTAAAAAATATACAAAAGTTAGAGCGTGGGATGAAGATATCCTCGAAATGTCTAGTTCAAATATAAAAGTAAGATTTATAAAATTTTCAGAAGAATTTCATATTGGAGATAAGATAGAATTTAAGGAAGGATGGATTATAAGTACAGATAAATTCACGTCAGTAGAAACATTATGGACGATAATGCATAAAAGGTGGGATATTGAAAATAATGCTTTTCTTCAGTTAAAAACAGAATGGCATTTAGATCACTGTTTCCTTCACAGCCCTACGGGCGTAGAAACTGTATTAATGTTTATTATTTTATCATTTAATTTAATGCAATTATATTTTTTTCGGTGTATTACAGGTTTTAGAAAGAAACGGATGTTACAAATAGATATTATCGAAGATATACGAGATGAAAGATTTACCATAGAAGACAATTGGGTAAATCCAATATTTGCAAATACGTAA
- a CDS encoding DUF445 family protein, with the protein MKVFITVLTGAIIGYITNWLAIKMLFRPREEKRLFGFKIPFTPGVIPKEKSRIAKSVAETIDSHLLTKDTIINSLCSDNINKKLELWVIGKVHNFSSCSKTIEEKLRDIFGEDTESILLKINKAVESYIIKTIKREDIKEKLVNLIMTYIEKELKNSPKAIIDSEAFNRLSFKIIEKVFRCKEIDELHEKLRNLLRSEVSSLESTSITLREAMPKDVTDSLKEYLMCNKDSIVLNIKAMINEEDSKIKIKKIVLEALDKNLNPMVAMFLNKDSICDKAINTINEFMEKEENKEEIIGITYKVIDRILEKKVKDVVTNLSDEAKEKTILKLTDLIIDRSITVNNLENIKEYIHKNMGNKETIKDIVVELDVDYYKNIKNFIHRKIDNIIENPCFCGKVQNIVNIIVDSIMNKPINGLFKDNEKSIEENSIKLVNKLYSRFIENQSESFIETLNIKKIVEEKINSFDVIFAEKIILEIASKELNVITYLGGVLGAIMGLISFFISRIY; encoded by the coding sequence ATGAAAGTTTTTATTACTGTATTAACCGGAGCGATTATAGGATATATTACCAATTGGTTAGCCATAAAAATGCTTTTTAGACCTAGAGAGGAAAAAAGATTATTTGGTTTTAAAATTCCTTTTACACCTGGAGTTATACCAAAGGAAAAGTCGCGAATTGCAAAGAGTGTTGCAGAGACTATAGATAGCCATCTTTTAACAAAGGATACTATAATTAATTCACTTTGTAGTGATAATATTAATAAAAAACTTGAACTATGGGTAATAGGTAAAGTACATAATTTTTCTAGTTGCAGTAAAACTATAGAGGAAAAATTAAGAGATATTTTTGGTGAAGATACTGAATCTATACTTTTGAAGATAAATAAAGCTGTAGAAAGTTACATAATTAAAACTATTAAAAGGGAAGATATAAAAGAAAAATTAGTTAATTTAATAATGACATACATAGAAAAGGAACTAAAAAACAGTCCTAAGGCTATAATAGACAGTGAAGCTTTTAATAGACTTAGTTTTAAAATAATAGAAAAAGTCTTTAGATGTAAAGAGATAGATGAGCTTCATGAAAAGTTAAGAAATTTGTTAAGGTCAGAAGTAAGTAGCCTTGAAAGTACTTCTATAACTCTTAGGGAAGCTATGCCTAAAGATGTTACAGATAGTTTAAAAGAATATTTAATGTGTAATAAAGATAGTATAGTTTTAAATATCAAAGCCATGATAAACGAAGAAGATTCTAAAATAAAGATAAAGAAAATAGTTTTAGAAGCTTTAGATAAAAATTTAAATCCTATGGTAGCAATGTTTTTAAATAAAGACTCAATATGTGATAAGGCTATAAATACTATAAATGAATTTATGGAAAAAGAAGAGAATAAAGAAGAAATCATAGGAATTACTTATAAGGTAATAGATAGAATTCTTGAAAAAAAGGTAAAAGATGTGGTTACAAATTTATCTGATGAAGCAAAAGAAAAAACTATTCTAAAGCTTACAGATTTAATTATAGATAGAAGTATAACTGTAAATAACTTAGAAAACATAAAAGAATATATACATAAAAATATGGGGAATAAAGAAACAATTAAAGACATAGTAGTGGAATTGGATGTGGATTACTATAAAAATATTAAGAATTTTATCCACAGAAAAATAGATAATATAATAGAAAATCCATGTTTTTGTGGAAAAGTCCAAAACATTGTTAATATTATAGTGGATTCCATAATGAATAAACCTATAAATGGATTATTTAAAGACAATGAAAAATCTATTGAAGAAAATTCTATAAAGCTTGTAAATAAATTATATAGTAGATTTATAGAAAATCAATCAGAATCTTTTATAGAGACTTTGAATATTAAAAAAATAGTGGAAGAAAAAATAAATTCCTTTGATGTAATTTTTGCAGAGAAAATTATTTTAGAAATAGCTAGTAAGGAATTAAATGTTATTACTTACCTAGGTGGAGTTTTAGGAGCAATAATGGGACTTATATCATTCTTTATATCCAGAATTTACTAA